The region GGACGCGGATGTGGGGGAAAGGTTGGACATCAAACATGACGCTGAAAGTGTATCCAATTGCAAATTGAGTCAATAATGAATCCATAAATCGTGCGTTTGAGAATTTTACATATATTTAACAGATATTTAAATGATGATCTGTATTGCGTTTCGAGGCAATGTTTGCCTGACACTTCCACTTGATCCTCTCGCGGTATAGACTGAACGAAGCAACGTTAATAACTGGGAGAGGAGCGTGAGCACCTATACGCCCCTGCACCATAGGCTGGCGCAGAAGATCGTTGAGGACGCTGTGCTTGCGGGCCACTTGCCCGGGGTGCATCTGGTCACGTCGCAACTGGCGGCGAAGTTCCAGATTTCGCGCACGCCAATCGTTCGGGCGCTGGACCTTCTGACCGAGCAGGGCGTCTTGGAAAAACGCAGCAATCGTGGCTACTTCGTCCTGAACCTGGATCTTTTTGATCGGGAAGAGATGCAGTCGGAAGATGACCGCCTCTATTGGCGCGCAGTCAACGACATCTACGATGAATACCTGCCCGACAGCTTCGATGAAACTTTGCTGATCAAGCGCTACGATCAGCCGCGCCGGAAAGTCGCTCGCCTTCTGCAACGTCTTTCCGATGAAGGTGTTCTGCGTCGACGTGCCGGTGTGGGCTGGAAGATCGAAACAGTTCTCCGTACGCCCGAAGACGTCAGGACGAGCCTGCGCTACAGGATGTCAATCGAGCTGGGCGCACTTGCCGAACCAGACTACCACGCGCCTTATGAAGAAGTGATCGCGGCGATCAGAGAGCAGAAGCTGATCTTGAGTGAAGCCACGCATTCGACAGAGACTTTCGAACGCAACGCCAGGTTTCACGAAAGGCTCGTGTCCTGGTCTAACAATAGTTTCTTTTCAGAGGCCGCAGTGCAGCACAACAAGTTGCGGCGGCTTTGGGAGTACCGGCACTTCAAAGCGACCAAGGATATCCGGACGTCGACTGAGGAACATATAGAGATCC is a window of Ponticoccus alexandrii DNA encoding:
- a CDS encoding GntR family transcriptional regulator, which gives rise to MSTYTPLHHRLAQKIVEDAVLAGHLPGVHLVTSQLAAKFQISRTPIVRALDLLTEQGVLEKRSNRGYFVLNLDLFDREEMQSEDDRLYWRAVNDIYDEYLPDSFDETLLIKRYDQPRRKVARLLQRLSDEGVLRRRAGVGWKIETVLRTPEDVRTSLRYRMSIELGALAEPDYHAPYEEVIAAIREQKLILSEATHSTETFERNARFHERLVSWSNNSFFSEAAVQHNKLRRLWEYRHFKATKDIRTSTEEHIEILRELAVGNAAAARELLRQHLEKRMRPQDAYAPYHANVDNR